TAAACTATTCCACAGCCGTTAGCAACTAATTCATCGCCAAAGATTATGATGCACTTACGAATTTTATGGCGTATAGATGACCTCTGATTCTCGTTTTTACAATGGCGCCATGTATGCCATGGTGCCCGAGAAACTCGAGAAACTCGACATCGTCGGCAAGAAGATCGTGGTTGAATGGCTCTAACGTAGGGCCATCGCCTTCGGGTAGTGGTTTCAAATTTGCCATGATGCTCAGATGGTAAAACCCGTAAGTACTCTTTCTTTTCAGTGGCCCAGTTGATGTTTGATCGAGAGctgagaggaagaaaaggtaGAAATACGGTGGGTGGGAATGCTCATATACCCCTACATGTTCAAAGACACAGCCTGTATGAAAGAAGAGGCCTGACTGAACAAGTACTACAAACAAACCGAGACCTCACTTAGAACGTAAAGGGGAAGGAGCAAGGATGGGAGCAACCATGTAGTAGAGAAGCAGAACTGGTTCAGTACATAAGCACAATGCCATGCACCGGCGAAAGAATGACTCTTTGTCTTCCACTTGGGACCTATCCCGTCACAACAATGGGCACCAAAGGCTTTGTCCAGAAATGAAACATTCTTATCAAATAGCCTATTCCCGTGCCTAAGTCGCTTTTTTACCCTCAAAGGCTCCTGTATACTGAAACTCAGGTCTTCGCGACTTCTCAAGGACATAGTAGCAACTGCCAGTCCATTACACATAAGTCTTGCAAGCACACTTCGTGGCATCGTAAAATACCTAAAACCAGTCTATAAACAAAGGGGCCTGCTATTAGCCGCATACGCATACATGGATGGGGGAAACGTTCACAACTCGGGAACGGAATGGACTCTGGGTACATCTCCTGATCCAGGTAATGATTTCCGAGTACAAGATTACAGAATTGGGTCCAAATCCTCAATAAATCCGGTATCTGCCCGGTTAGCTCAATCGGTAGAGCGTGAGACTCTTACGAGTACACAATCTCAAGGTTGCGGGTTCGACCCCCGCATCGGGCTATTCCTATAAAATGATTGAGATTCTTTTTTTGCCAATCGTGGCTATTTTTTGCCCAGCTCTTCACCTCTGGAAGGAAAGCTGGCGATGGTTTTGCTGGCTGCTAGAGGGACCTCTTTTCTCCCCAACCGCACAACATTGTTCCAGATCAGTCAATCCCCGCGCCAATAAATGCATGATGCCAGTCACCAGTGATGTCGGTCATTTCCTAATCAAGAATCGTTTCGAGGATTCGTTTCATCAAAGGGTCATGATAGTCATCACAGAGTTGCTCTTCCGCTTGCTCAGGTCCACCCAGAGTGTCGTGTCAACCTTCCCTCAAGTTCCGCTTCACCACGTTACATCACAAACAACAGGTCGGTATCTGAGGTCACCAGTCAGTATTCGTCCGGGTCCCATCACATAGGCGCACTCACCAATGGGGTGGCTGCTCGACAGCTGAGGCTTCTGGGTATACTTGGTCTCGAGGATGTCGCGGACgctgttgaggagctcgacgTAGCTCTGCTGGGGGTTCGCCTTGATCGCCGAGATGAAGGCCCACGACATGGCGCCAGTGGCCTGAGAGTTGATGGTAGCATCAGCCCTGCGAGTGCATGTTAGCGAAAGTTTGCGAATCCTCTTCGGTGACACTCACGATGTCTGGTCATCCTTGCTTCCCGACCACATGATGACGTCGGCAGGCGAAGTTCGTGTCTGCTTGGTCTTCTCATAGGCGTCGTCGCCTGTAAAGGCAGACTTGGCCAAGCTGAAAACGGAGCTCGCAGCGCCCGCCACGTCTCCTCTAGAGTACGCGGTAAAAGCGTCAAACAGACCCGAGGCAGCTTCCTTGGCCAGGTTGGGCTCCTTCAAAACACCCTTGGTGGAGTAGACGTAAGGAAGATCCATGACGGTGGCCGAGTGGCACGAGTCGAAGATGGCAGTGAGACGGACGCCCTGTCCCAGAGGCTTCACGACGTAGTGGTGAATCTCGTCATCGACAATGTGGCCGGCCTGTTGGTGGTCGACTGGGTAGATGCACTCGTCGTAtccgtcatcctcgtcaccgTCCTCGTCTTCGACCTGTCCGCCGTGGCCTGACACAGTTAGATCTAACGCATTATGTCGCAAAAGGGTGCGACTTACCAGAGTagtggaggaagagagcGTCGTTGGGCTGAGCATTAGACACAAGCCAACCCATGGCGCGAATGATGTTGCTTCTTGTAGGCTGCATCGTAGGGTTGGATTGGTCGTCGGTCAAGATAACCATATCCTCGCGCTTATACCCATAGCGCTCAACGAGGAAGCTCGAGACGTTGTGAACATCGTTGATGCAGCCGCGAAGCTCGCCCTCCTGGCCAAAGTAGTTGATACCGATGAGCAGAGCCTTGCGCCGGCCGGTACAGTTGGAGTATTGGAAAGTATAGCCTTCGGGCGCTCCATGGCCGAACTGCTGAGGCGCCgaaggaggaggtggacCGGAGCGGGCATGGGCGGCGTAGCCGTGACCCCGCGAGAGCGGGTATCCGTACGCGTCGAGGCCGGGAGGTGGAGGGTATCGTGGAGGAGGGTAGCGCTGGTATCCGGGCTGGCCACCGTAGCCCTGAGGAGGGTgttggggaggaggaggacccggaggaggagcataGCCgtagccgccgccgccacctccGTGATAGCCTTGACCCGGGTAGTAGGACATGTCGGCAGGTTATGTGCGAGGTAGATTGTGGTGTTGATCCTTGGCGCGTGAAGCGACTCgaggtggaggaagaggagagagttGTCCGGGATCAGGAGGAAGATGCAGGAGGGAACCTGATGGAAAGTTGGGAAGCTCGAGACGCAACAATATGGGGTCAGCGGCTGGCCGGACGAGCTGGCAGGGCAAAGATTGGTCTGGAGCTGACTGGCTCGACCGACGC
This region of Fusarium falciforme chromosome 5, complete sequence genomic DNA includes:
- a CDS encoding Metacaspase-1A, whose product is MSYYPGQGYHGGGGGGYGYAPPPGPPPPQHPPQGYGGQPGYQRYPPPRYPPPPGLDAYGYPLSRGHGYAAHARSGPPPPSAPQQFGHGAPEGYTFQYSNCTGRRKALLIGINYFGQEGELRGCINDVHNVSSFLVERYGYKREDMVILTDDQSNPTMQPTRSNIIRAMGWLVSNAQPNDALFLHYSGHGGQVEDEDGDEDDGYDECIYPVDHQQAGHIVDDEIHHYVVKPLGQGVRLTAIFDSCHSATVMDLPYVYSTKGVLKEPNLAKEAASGLFDAFTAYSRGDVAGAASSVFSLAKSAFTGDDAYEKTKQTRTSPADVIMWSGSKDDQTSADATINSQATGAMSWAFISAIKANPQQSYVELLNSVRDILETKYTQKPQLSSSHPIDTDLLFVM